One region of Salvia miltiorrhiza cultivar Shanhuang (shh) chromosome 3, IMPLAD_Smil_shh, whole genome shotgun sequence genomic DNA includes:
- the LOC131018902 gene encoding uncharacterized protein LOC131018902, giving the protein MATQREGGSVSRPPLLDGSNYIYWKMRMTSFIRAVDENAWTAVEEGWTAPCDVEGKLTPRNKWTLTELAASNANQKALNSIQNAVTMEVFALISMCANAKEAWDVLMSTYEGNSKVKKQRLQQLATKFEELRMDENEDISTFHGKLLALANESFSLGERIPEEKLVRKVMRALPERFDYKLTAIDEARDVSDMKLEELIGSLRTFEMNLRPERSEKKKSIAFVADSGNNKKDSIKFDSDDLVESLALFTKNFGKAFKKYMKNNMGNKGLQNAEGFQPSQGKKERGSASKSGIQCYECHGYGHIQAECANTLKKLKKENKSYNVSLSDDETDDSGSESEDEPIALISSIKLTKEEEVDDDPLKLEIDSDIQDNNVAYAAKMEEVPAKVSSDVVTVEDTESDNEDIDESFLTENYELMYKKCMAVLELNKSLSTQLSNVSKERDELVDLCEKQKAELTVLHQTMKLKTRELEHQQKLVKMMNTGTEKLDEILENGQGAENKAGLGFQGKRWIPKDDGSKAKAAPLKENNHLPQQHVRRPVAYRNLPPKKNYNQTFVPTCHYCGRRGHIRPRCRFLLRDIQNMRNSQNYRPRMNRGYVVHNSLWSGFHKSWYLDSGCSKHMTGEEKHLEDINIISEERVTFGDGVQAKVVGTGTLNVPGMPKLKNVMLVEGLKANLISISQLCDEQMTVIFDKDKCIVKDGDKEYISGKRSSDNCYIVSPDNSCFQVLGDDTDTWHQKLGHTSLRNMKKLVKTDAIRGLPKLVINTKGVCGACQIGKQTHSSHKRVSKITTTRILELIHMDLMGPMQVESIGRKKYVLVCVDDFSRFTWVLFLRDKSEAFEKFKILCLKLEKDKEVSVKRIRSDRGREFENSEFDKFCEGKGITHEFSAPKTPQQNGVVEWKNRTSSGHGSNYDESQKHSNKFLG; this is encoded by the coding sequence ATGGCAACACAAAGAGAAGGTGGTTCAGTCTCTAGACCACCTTTACTGGATGGGAGCAACTACATCTACTGGAAGATGCGTATGACATCTTTTATTCGTGCCGTTGATGAGAATGCCTGGACCGCTGTGGAAGAAGGGTGGACTGCTCCTTGTGATGTGGAAGGAAAACTTACGCCCAGAAATAAATGGACGCTCACTGAATTGGCCGCCTCAAATGCCAATCAGAAAgctttgaactccattcaaaatGCTGTTACTATGGAGGTGTTTGCTCTCATATCCATGTGTGCTAACGCAAAAGAGGCGTGGGATGTTCTGATGAGTACTTATGAGGGGAATTCTAAAGTTAAAAAACAGCGTCTCCAACAACTTGCTACGAAATTTGAAGAGCTGAGGATGGACGAGAATGAGGATATTAGCACCTTTCATGGCAAACTCCTTGCTCTTGCTAATGAAAGTTTCTCTCTTGGAGAAAGAATTCCTGAGGAAAAGCTTGTGCGAAAAGTGATGCGTGCTCTACCTGAAAGATTTGACTACAAACTCACTGCTATAGATGAAGCAAGAGACGTCAGTGATATGAAGCTTGAAGAACTAATAGGTTCTTTAAGAACGTTTGAAATGAATCTTCGGCCAGAGAGATCTGAGAAAAAGAAGAGTATCGCCTTTGTCGCCGATTCTGGGAATAACAAGAAGGACTCCATAAAATTCGACTCTGATGACTTGGTTGAATCTCTTGCTCTATTCACCAAGAACTTTGGTAAAGCCTTCAAGAAGTACATGAAGAATAATATGGGCAACAAAGGATTACAGAATGCTGAGGGTTTCCAACCGTCTCAAGGCAAGAAGGAACGAGGATCTGCTTCAAAATCTGGAATTCAATGCTATGAATGTCATGGTTATGGACACATTCAAGCTGAATGTGCGAATACTTTGAAGAAActgaaaaaggaaaacaaatccTACAATGTCTCATTGAGTGATGATGAAACGGATGACAGTGGGAGCGAGTCAGAGGATGAACCGATtgctcttataagctctatTAAGCTTACCAAAGAGGAGGAGGTTGATGATGATCCCCTGAAACTTGAAATAGATTCAGACATTCAAGATAACAATGTCGCATATGCTGCTAAAATGGAGGAAGTCCCAGCCAAAGTCTCTTCAGATGTTGTTACTGTGGAAGACACTGAGAGTGATAATGAGGATATTGATGAAAGCTTTTTGACAGAGAATTATGAACTGATGTACAAGAAGTGTATGGCTGTGCTTGAGCTGAATAAATCTCTTTCCACTCAACTTAGCAATGTCTCGAAGGAACGTGATGAGCTTGTGGATCTCTGTGAAAAACAAAAGGCTGAACTGACAGTTCTTCATCAGACCATGAAATTGAAGACAAGGGAACTTGAGCATCAACAAAAACTTGTCAAAATGATGAATACCGGGACTGAAAAGCTAGATGAAATTCTGGAAAACGGTCAAGGTGCTGAGAACAAAGCAGGATTGGGATTTCAAGGAAAAAGATGGATTCCCAAAGATGATGGATCTAAAGCTAAAGCTGCACCCCTCAAAGAGAATAATCATCTTCCTCAACAACATGTTCGTCGTCCTGTTGCTTATAGAAATCTTCCTCCAAAGAAGAATTATAATCAAACTTTTGTTCCAACCTGTCACTACTGTGGAAGGAGAGGTCATATCAGACCTAGATGCCGATTTCTTCTACGCGACATCCAAAATATGAGAAATTCTCAAAATTATCGGCCAAGGATGAACAGAGGTTATGTTGTTCATAACTCTCTTTGGTCTGGCTTTCATAAATCATGGTATTTGGATAGTGGTTGCTCCAAACACATGACGGGAGAAGAGAAGCATCTGGaagatattaatataatttctgAAGAAAGAGTAACTTTTGGTGATGGTGTCCAGGCAAAGGTCGTAGGAACAGGTACTTTGAATGTTCCAGGTATGCCTAAACTAAAAAATGTCATGCTAGTTGAAGGTTTGAAGGCCAATCTGATCAGTATCAGTCAGCTCTGCGATGAACAAATGACGGTCATTTTCGACAAAGATAAGTGCATTGTTAAAGATGGAGATAAGGAGTATATCTCGGGCAAGCGATCAAGTGATAATTGCTACATTGTATCTCCTGATAATTCATGTTTTCAGGTTCTTGGAGATGATACTGATACATGGCATCAAAAACTTGGACATACCAGCCTGAGAAACATGAAAAAGCTCGTGAAGACAGATGCTATCAGAGGTCTTCCCAAGCTGGTGATTAATACTAAAGGTGTTTGCGGTGCGTGTCAGATCGGGAAGCAAACTCATTCAAGTCACAAGAGAGTCTCCAAAATCACAACTACTCGCATTCTTGAACTGATACATATGGATCTCATGGGGCCAATGCAGGTTGAAAGCATAGGGAGAAAGAAATATGTGCTAGTATGTGTCGATGACTTCTCTCGGTTTACCTGGGTGCTCTTTCTAAGAGATAAATCAGAAGCCTTTGAAAAGTTCAAGATTTTATGTCTCAAGCTTGAAAAGGATAAAGAAGTATCTGTGAAACGTATCAGAAGTGATCGCGGAAGAGAATTTGAAAATTCTGAGTTTGACAAATTCTGTGAAGGAAAGGGAATCACTCATGAGTTTTCTGCTCCGAAAACTCCTCAGCAAAATGGAGTCGTGGAATGGAAGAATCGTACCTCTTCAGGACATGGTTCGAACTATGATGAAAGCCAAAAACATAGCAATAAATTTCTGGGCTGA